The following are encoded in a window of Mycobacterium sp. ELW1 genomic DNA:
- a CDS encoding response regulator transcription factor: MVKVFLVDDHEVVRRGLIDLLSADPDLEIVGEAGSVAQAMARIPAAKPDVAVLDVQLPDGNGVELCRDLLSVLSDLRCLMLTSYTSDEAMLDAVLAGASGYVVKDIKGMQLAQAVKDVGAGRSLLDNRAAAALMAKLRGTTQRSDPLSGLTDQERSLLSLLGEGLTNKQIADRMFLTEKTIKNYVSRLLAKLGMERRTQAAVFVAKLDHPVHEHGGY; this comes from the coding sequence ATGGTGAAAGTCTTTCTGGTAGACGACCACGAGGTGGTCCGCCGCGGACTCATCGACCTTCTGAGCGCGGACCCGGATCTGGAAATCGTCGGTGAGGCCGGCTCCGTCGCCCAGGCGATGGCACGCATTCCCGCCGCCAAGCCCGACGTCGCGGTGCTCGATGTGCAGCTGCCCGACGGCAACGGTGTCGAGCTGTGTCGTGACCTGCTGTCTGTGCTCTCCGATTTGCGCTGTCTGATGCTGACCTCGTACACCTCCGATGAGGCCATGCTGGACGCAGTCCTGGCCGGCGCCAGCGGCTACGTTGTCAAAGACATCAAAGGCATGCAGCTGGCGCAGGCCGTCAAGGACGTCGGCGCGGGCCGCTCACTGCTGGACAACAGGGCCGCCGCGGCACTGATGGCCAAGTTACGCGGCACCACACAGCGATCCGATCCGCTCTCCGGGCTGACCGATCAGGAACGGTCGTTGCTGAGTTTGCTCGGCGAGGGGCTGACCAACAAACAGATCGCCGACCGGATGTTCCTCACCGAGAAGACAATCAAGAACTATGTCTCACGGCTGCTGGCGAAACTCGGTATGGAGCGGCGCACACAGGCGGCGGTGTTCGTCGCCAAACTGGATCATCCGGTCCACGAACACGGCGGCTACTAG
- a CDS encoding response regulator transcription factor, whose amino-acid sequence MKVMDSRSQAAPHDADLGYRALVVDDEKPLAEVVASYLEREHFEVTVCLSGLEALDVARQVDPDVVVLDLGLPGIDGLEVCRQLRTFSDAYVVMLTARDTEVDTIVGLSVGADDYVTKPFSPRELVARIRAMLRRPRSVTAPAAPAGEPHTESPPRVFGPLSIDVASRQVFVDTKPISLTRTEFDILAALSSRPGVVWTRRHLIDEVWGEPWVGNDHLVDVHVGHLRRKLGDNPAEPKFVLTVRGVGYRMGSGQ is encoded by the coding sequence ATGAAGGTCATGGACTCCCGATCGCAGGCAGCTCCGCACGACGCTGACCTGGGTTATCGCGCCTTGGTGGTGGACGACGAGAAGCCGCTGGCCGAGGTCGTCGCCAGTTATCTGGAACGCGAGCATTTCGAGGTGACGGTGTGCCTGTCCGGGCTCGAGGCTCTGGACGTGGCACGACAGGTCGACCCGGATGTGGTGGTGCTCGACCTCGGCCTGCCGGGCATCGACGGCCTCGAAGTGTGCCGGCAGTTGCGGACCTTCTCCGACGCCTACGTGGTGATGCTGACCGCCCGCGATACCGAAGTCGACACCATCGTCGGGTTGTCGGTCGGAGCCGACGATTACGTGACCAAACCGTTCAGCCCCCGAGAGCTGGTCGCCAGGATCCGGGCGATGCTGCGCAGGCCCCGGTCGGTGACCGCACCTGCCGCACCCGCCGGTGAACCGCACACCGAATCGCCGCCACGGGTGTTCGGCCCGCTCTCGATCGACGTTGCCAGTCGTCAGGTGTTCGTCGACACGAAGCCGATCTCGTTGACCCGCACCGAGTTCGACATACTGGCGGCGCTGTCCTCCCGGCCCGGCGTGGTGTGGACCCGTCGCCACCTGATCGACGAGGTCTGGGGTGAACCGTGGGTGGGTAACGACCACCTTGTCGATGTCCATGTCGGGCACTTGCGGCGCAAACTCGGCGACAATCCCGCCGAGCCGAAGTTCGTATTGACCGTGCGGGGGGTGGGCTACCGGATGGGAAGCGGGCAGTGA
- a CDS encoding AAA family ATPase produces MGWHPRIAETHTGMVFLAGDRAYKIKKPIVTDFLDFSTLEGREHACASEVALNRRLAPESYLGVAHFTAPGTDPEPVIVMRRHPDELRLATMVGHGEPVEDQLAAVALVLSRFHATAARGRDVDAQGRVDAIAARWQENLVELQRYADSGEAGIDPDAVDEIARLSSQFITGRAVLFAQRLGEHKIVDGHADLRADDIFCLQDGPALLDCLEFDDRLRYVDVIDDAAFLAMDLEFLGRADLAALFLRRYMELSGDDAPDSLCHFYIAYRAVVRAKVDCIRHAQQDANADDDARRHLEIALDHLRAAAVRLILVGGGPGTGKTTLSQSLAKEIGAEVMSTDDVRAEMVRCGEIAGAPGVLDEGLYSRENIDAVYGSVLRQAHLKLCEGRSVVLDGTWLDHRHRALARRMAADSGAVEIEFVCTAPLDATVARVSDRPKTTSQATPEIAVALADRGDDAWTDAHRVDTSGPQAHSVARAKEICVLAV; encoded by the coding sequence ATGGGATGGCACCCGCGGATCGCGGAAACGCACACGGGAATGGTGTTCTTGGCCGGCGATCGGGCCTACAAGATCAAGAAGCCAATCGTCACAGACTTTCTCGACTTCTCCACCCTCGAGGGGCGCGAACATGCGTGCGCCAGCGAGGTGGCTCTCAACCGCCGCCTGGCACCCGAGAGCTACCTCGGCGTCGCCCACTTCACCGCCCCGGGCACCGACCCCGAGCCGGTCATCGTCATGCGTCGCCATCCCGACGAGCTGCGATTGGCGACCATGGTGGGTCACGGCGAACCGGTCGAGGATCAACTGGCGGCGGTGGCACTGGTGCTCTCGCGGTTCCACGCCACGGCTGCTCGCGGCCGTGATGTCGATGCCCAGGGCCGGGTGGACGCGATCGCCGCACGCTGGCAAGAGAATCTCGTCGAGCTGCAGCGCTATGCCGACAGCGGGGAGGCCGGCATCGATCCTGATGCGGTTGACGAAATCGCCAGACTGTCAAGTCAATTCATCACCGGACGGGCGGTGCTGTTCGCGCAACGTCTCGGCGAGCACAAAATCGTGGACGGTCACGCAGACCTGCGGGCCGACGACATCTTCTGTCTGCAGGATGGCCCTGCACTGCTGGACTGCCTGGAGTTCGACGATCGCCTGCGGTATGTCGACGTCATCGACGACGCGGCGTTCCTGGCGATGGATCTGGAATTCCTGGGCCGCGCGGATCTGGCTGCACTGTTTCTCCGTCGCTACATGGAGCTATCCGGCGACGATGCGCCAGACTCACTGTGCCACTTCTATATTGCCTATCGGGCAGTCGTTCGCGCCAAGGTCGACTGCATCCGCCATGCCCAGCAGGACGCGAATGCCGACGACGACGCGCGGCGTCATCTCGAGATCGCGCTCGACCATCTGCGTGCCGCGGCAGTCCGGCTGATTCTGGTGGGCGGCGGCCCGGGTACCGGCAAGACCACCTTGTCCCAGTCGCTGGCGAAAGAGATCGGCGCGGAGGTGATGTCCACCGATGATGTCCGCGCCGAGATGGTTCGGTGTGGTGAGATCGCCGGTGCCCCCGGGGTACTCGACGAAGGCCTCTACAGCCGGGAGAACATCGACGCGGTCTACGGCAGTGTGCTGCGTCAGGCCCATCTGAAGCTGTGCGAGGGCCGTAGCGTCGTGCTCGACGGCACCTGGCTCGATCACCGCCACCGCGCACTGGCCCGGCGGATGGCCGCCGACAGCGGCGCGGTGGAGATCGAGTTCGTCTGTACCGCTCCGCTCGATGCCACCGTCGCCCGAGTCAGTGACCGCCCGAAGACCACGTCGCAGGCGACGCCCGAGATCGCCGTCGCCCTTGCCGATCGCGGCGACGACGCCTGGACGGACGCCCATCGTGTCGACACCAGCGGCCCGCAGGCCCACTCGGTGGCGCGGGCCAAGGAAATTTGCGTGCTGGCCGTTTAG
- a CDS encoding NAD(P)H nitroreductase — protein MTTNFPDDATVRAALDLAGRAPSIHNTQPWEWRVGPHSINLYSRRELRLPHTDPDGRDMIVSCGAALHHATVALAALGWRASVHRVPNPDDLNHLAAVQVHRGPPGEADIAMAAAIPRRRTDRRTYSSWPVAMGDIALMGARAARFGVTMRRVETTGQFVELVEQAARRHIDDTGYVAELMAWSGRYAAAEGVPAHNVPPIDGAAAVPGRIFSGTALDQPDEVSAAEDNGVLLALGTALDSVACQLRAGEAASVVMLTATVQGLASCAVSEVLEVPDTREAFRADVFGSEQFPQVLLRVGWSPLNADPLPATPRRPLADALRRLDGSAFVG, from the coding sequence ATGACGACCAATTTCCCTGATGACGCCACCGTGCGGGCAGCCTTGGACTTGGCCGGCCGTGCCCCGTCTATCCACAACACCCAGCCGTGGGAGTGGAGAGTCGGCCCGCACAGCATCAACCTGTATTCGCGCCGCGAGTTGCGCCTCCCTCACACCGACCCTGACGGCCGCGACATGATCGTCAGTTGCGGGGCCGCCCTGCATCACGCCACCGTCGCACTGGCGGCACTGGGCTGGCGCGCGTCGGTCCATCGGGTACCGAACCCGGACGACCTGAATCATCTGGCGGCAGTGCAGGTGCATCGCGGACCGCCGGGAGAGGCCGATATCGCCATGGCGGCAGCCATTCCGCGGCGGCGAACCGATCGGCGCACCTACAGTTCGTGGCCGGTTGCGATGGGAGACATCGCGTTGATGGGCGCGCGTGCGGCGCGCTTCGGCGTCACGATGCGACGGGTCGAAACGACCGGTCAATTCGTCGAATTGGTAGAGCAGGCAGCGCGCCGGCACATCGACGACACCGGCTACGTCGCCGAGCTGATGGCGTGGAGTGGGCGTTACGCCGCGGCGGAAGGTGTTCCCGCGCATAATGTTCCACCCATAGATGGTGCCGCCGCAGTACCTGGCCGGATCTTCTCCGGTACGGCACTCGACCAACCCGACGAGGTCTCGGCAGCCGAAGACAACGGTGTCCTGCTTGCCCTCGGGACCGCGCTCGACAGCGTCGCGTGTCAATTGCGTGCGGGTGAAGCCGCCAGCGTCGTCATGCTCACCGCGACCGTTCAGGGCCTGGCCTCATGCGCGGTGTCGGAGGTACTCGAGGTCCCCGATACCCGAGAGGCGTTCCGCGCGGACGTGTTCGGCAGTGAACAGTTTCCCCAGGTACTGCTCAGAGTGGGGTGGTCCCCGCTGAACGCCGACCCGTTACCGGCGACGCCGCGACGACCGTTGGCCGATGCCCTTCGCCGCCTGGACGGCTCGGCCTTTGTCGGTTAG
- a CDS encoding SHOCT domain-containing protein, with amino-acid sequence MMFWFDHDMSGWGYTGMAVGMVLFWALVIAGIVALVRFTAGPSQAGPGPSYPAYGASSEQLLAARFARGEIDEAEYHQRLAVLHGREPR; translated from the coding sequence ATGATGTTCTGGTTTGACCATGACATGAGTGGGTGGGGGTACACGGGCATGGCTGTCGGCATGGTGCTGTTCTGGGCGCTCGTCATCGCCGGAATCGTTGCGCTGGTGCGGTTCACCGCAGGTCCGTCCCAGGCGGGTCCGGGTCCGTCGTACCCGGCGTACGGCGCGTCGTCGGAACAGCTTCTGGCTGCCCGGTTCGCGCGTGGAGAGATCGACGAAGCGGAGTACCACCAGCGATTGGCGGTCCTGCATGGTAGGGAACCGCGCTGA
- a CDS encoding ferredoxin: MRENATRATTLRLHIDWTRCDGRGLCTELLPQLLSRDDWGYPRSRDNSREPSVPGPVVKYARRAVARCPRLALTLVDDA, translated from the coding sequence ATGAGGGAGAACGCGACGCGAGCGACAACGCTGCGGCTGCATATCGATTGGACACGCTGCGACGGACGCGGGCTGTGCACCGAACTGCTGCCACAGCTGCTGAGCCGTGACGATTGGGGATATCCGCGCAGTCGTGACAACTCCCGGGAACCATCGGTGCCCGGGCCTGTGGTGAAGTATGCGCGCCGCGCCGTTGCCCGTTGTCCGCGGTTGGCCCTGACTCTGGTCGACGACGCCTGA
- a CDS encoding universal stress protein, with protein sequence MPERERVAPSVVVGVDGSRWATEAACWAVDEAVRRAIPLRLVYAVDSGDDNDDAQRIARQFASAQTAVRCTAAAVESTDIPVKIEAEIVQQHPVAALLEASRGAAMLCVGAIGLNHFRDHHTGSTATALATAAHCPVAVVRGHDPVASAQRCVAVELDGSTGDGALRHGFDEARSRGAPLRVLTTWRSRYPDIHDGHAVAAGNRDAKAALERRLKCWRARYPEVEVTTVALHGNSLSYLITHGDSIQLLVVAHERGQGIAELLGAAGNAVLAHADCSVLVCEPQNQL encoded by the coding sequence ATGCCCGAACGAGAGCGTGTCGCGCCGTCTGTCGTCGTGGGTGTGGACGGTTCACGGTGGGCCACCGAGGCCGCGTGCTGGGCTGTCGATGAGGCGGTCCGCCGCGCCATTCCCCTGCGGTTGGTATACGCCGTCGACTCGGGAGACGACAACGACGATGCCCAACGCATCGCCCGCCAATTCGCCTCGGCCCAAACCGCGGTGCGCTGCACGGCTGCCGCCGTCGAGTCGACCGATATCCCGGTCAAGATCGAAGCGGAGATCGTGCAGCAGCATCCCGTGGCAGCGTTGCTCGAGGCGTCCAGAGGGGCCGCCATGCTGTGCGTCGGCGCCATCGGGTTGAACCACTTCCGCGACCACCACACCGGCTCGACCGCAACCGCCTTGGCGACAGCCGCACACTGTCCGGTGGCCGTCGTCAGGGGACATGATCCGGTGGCGTCGGCCCAGCGATGTGTGGCCGTCGAATTGGACGGGTCAACCGGTGATGGCGCCTTGCGCCATGGCTTCGATGAGGCACGTTCGCGCGGTGCGCCGTTGCGGGTGCTGACGACCTGGCGATCGCGGTACCCCGATATCCACGACGGCCACGCCGTTGCCGCCGGAAACCGAGATGCCAAGGCAGCCCTGGAGCGTCGCCTGAAATGCTGGCGCGCACGCTATCCCGAAGTGGAGGTCACCACAGTGGCCCTGCACGGCAATTCGTTGAGTTACTTGATCACACATGGCGATTCGATCCAGCTGTTGGTCGTGGCCCACGAACGCGGCCAGGGCATCGCGGAACTGCTGGGAGCAGCCGGAAATGCGGTGCTGGCGCACGCCGATTGCTCGGTATTGGTCTGCGAGCCGCAGAACCAGTTGTAG
- a CDS encoding universal stress protein, whose translation MDVHAVEPPGAVVVGVDGSPWSLNAVNWAVPEAVSRGVTLRLVHAVPTAVPGATESGFDWDAVLVEAQDAANRTHRDVRAETASVIGSPGDVLARESADAAVVCIGARPPHVAAGRLFGATASHLADHARCPVAIIRSGDDGRARVGGVVSVVLSDDPDNDDVVHLAMQEGRLRDATVRQIDRRADSWIRRYPDVHVETVSAGTGWVGRHDGDPHERQVGLAVVGASDADTLTSVSVPNCHPILGYPDCSVLLVRHAARPG comes from the coding sequence GTGGACGTTCACGCCGTTGAACCACCTGGCGCCGTGGTCGTGGGAGTCGATGGCTCCCCATGGTCGCTGAACGCGGTCAACTGGGCGGTGCCCGAGGCCGTCAGCCGCGGCGTGACGCTGCGCCTGGTCCACGCCGTGCCGACCGCTGTGCCCGGGGCAACAGAGAGTGGGTTCGATTGGGACGCAGTCCTCGTCGAAGCCCAGGATGCGGCGAATCGTACTCATCGTGATGTACGTGCCGAGACCGCGTCGGTGATCGGATCACCCGGCGACGTGCTGGCCCGGGAGTCCGCCGACGCCGCCGTGGTGTGTATCGGCGCCCGCCCACCGCATGTGGCAGCGGGACGGCTCTTCGGCGCAACGGCGAGTCATCTCGCCGACCACGCTCGCTGTCCGGTGGCCATCATCCGCAGCGGCGACGATGGCAGGGCACGCGTCGGTGGCGTGGTGTCGGTGGTGTTGTCCGATGATCCCGACAACGACGACGTCGTGCATCTGGCCATGCAGGAAGGCCGATTACGCGACGCGACTGTCCGGCAGATCGACCGGCGCGCTGACAGTTGGATTCGGCGGTATCCCGATGTTCACGTCGAGACGGTTTCGGCCGGCACCGGGTGGGTAGGCCGCCACGATGGAGATCCGCATGAGCGGCAGGTCGGCCTCGCGGTCGTCGGTGCTTCCGATGCTGACACTCTCACCTCGGTCAGCGTGCCGAATTGCCATCCGATATTGGGCTATCCGGACTGCTCGGTCCTACTGGTGAGGCACGCGGCCCGGCCTGGCTGA
- a CDS encoding 1-phosphofructokinase family hexose kinase has protein sequence MSAPVIVTVTMNPALDITVDAERVGPTDKVRCCADQYDAGGGGINVARFARVLGAPVSAVLTAGGPIGARLVEILDAATVPNTFVALRGDTRESFTVNERSTGRQYRFVLPGPTLTADEQLRCLEVIEASAVGAAFVVASGSLPPGVPADFYQRIADICRRRQVRLVLDTSGGGLEHITSGVFLLKPSVRELRECVGRPLVTEGEQIAAARDLIDRGVAEVIVVSLGADGALLVTGDRCSRFAPVAVHTVSGVGAGDAMVAGIVVGLSREWGMESAVRYGIAAATAKLQTPGTSTFDRADVDRYLDQVPAPEPVVSECNGRARSTP, from the coding sequence GTGAGCGCCCCCGTGATCGTCACGGTGACGATGAATCCGGCACTCGACATCACCGTTGATGCCGAACGTGTGGGGCCGACAGACAAAGTCCGTTGCTGCGCAGACCAATACGATGCCGGCGGCGGTGGAATCAATGTCGCCCGTTTTGCGCGGGTGTTGGGTGCTCCCGTCTCGGCCGTGCTGACGGCCGGCGGTCCGATCGGCGCACGCCTGGTGGAGATTCTCGACGCCGCCACGGTGCCCAATACCTTCGTCGCATTGCGCGGGGACACCCGGGAGAGCTTCACCGTCAACGAACGGTCTACGGGCCGTCAGTACCGGTTCGTGTTGCCCGGACCCACGCTGACCGCCGACGAGCAGTTGCGCTGCCTCGAGGTGATCGAAGCCAGTGCAGTTGGCGCGGCATTCGTGGTCGCGAGCGGCAGCCTGCCGCCCGGCGTGCCTGCCGACTTCTATCAGCGGATCGCCGACATATGCCGGCGGCGGCAGGTCCGGCTCGTCCTCGACACCTCGGGTGGGGGTCTCGAGCACATCACCTCGGGTGTGTTCCTGCTGAAACCCAGTGTGCGCGAGCTACGGGAATGCGTCGGCCGTCCGCTGGTCACCGAAGGTGAGCAGATAGCTGCGGCGCGGGATTTGATCGACCGCGGCGTCGCCGAGGTGATCGTGGTCTCCCTCGGCGCCGACGGAGCCTTGCTCGTCACAGGGGATCGGTGCAGTCGTTTCGCGCCGGTGGCCGTTCACACCGTCAGCGGTGTGGGTGCCGGTGACGCGATGGTGGCCGGCATCGTGGTCGGGTTGTCTCGTGAGTGGGGGATGGAGAGCGCGGTTCGCTACGGCATCGCCGCGGCGACGGCGAAGCTTCAGACGCCGGGCACGTCGACATTCGACAGAGCCGATGTCGACCGCTACCTCGATCAGGTTCCGGCTCCGGAGCCAGTGGTCTCTGAATGCAATGGCCGAGCAAGGAGCACACCATGA
- a CDS encoding nitroreductase family protein has translation MAMSALDPQVIANAVELACRAPSVHNSQPWRWVAEGPSLKLFLDASRVPHATDRSGREAVISCGAALDHLRVAVAAAGWQTVISRFPNPNERDHLATIDFSAVEFVTDAVRKRADAIVARRTDRLPLAPPPDWASFESVLRSTIDTDRVTLRVLPDSVRPQLAEASRLTESLRRYDASYHAELDWWTAPYEVSAGVPYSNLVSVAEGDRVDVARVFPATEHPDRRPEVPYDRSTIVVLSTYEDSRRDALDCGEVLSDVLLEATLAGLATCTLTHITELEASRAVVRALTGAEDHPQLLIRIGLAPVNAQLPPVTPRRPLSDVLEFRG, from the coding sequence ATGGCCATGTCGGCGCTTGATCCCCAGGTGATCGCGAACGCGGTGGAGTTGGCGTGCCGGGCGCCATCGGTGCACAACAGCCAACCGTGGCGGTGGGTCGCCGAAGGGCCTTCGCTGAAACTCTTCCTCGACGCCAGCCGGGTGCCGCACGCAACGGACCGGTCCGGCCGGGAGGCCGTCATCAGTTGCGGGGCCGCCCTTGACCATCTCCGGGTGGCGGTTGCTGCCGCCGGTTGGCAGACGGTCATCTCGCGGTTTCCCAATCCGAACGAACGCGACCACTTGGCGACGATCGATTTCAGCGCCGTGGAGTTTGTGACCGATGCTGTGCGCAAGCGCGCCGATGCGATCGTGGCGCGGCGCACTGACCGGTTACCGCTTGCACCACCGCCGGATTGGGCGTCGTTCGAGTCGGTGTTGCGTAGCACCATCGACACCGATCGGGTGACGCTGCGGGTGTTGCCGGACTCGGTACGTCCGCAGTTGGCCGAGGCTTCGCGCCTCACTGAGTCGCTGCGTCGCTACGACGCCTCGTATCACGCCGAATTAGACTGGTGGACAGCGCCATACGAGGTGTCTGCGGGTGTTCCCTACAGCAATCTGGTGTCAGTCGCCGAGGGCGATCGAGTCGACGTTGCCCGCGTGTTCCCGGCAACAGAGCACCCCGACCGGCGGCCGGAGGTCCCGTATGACCGGTCCACGATCGTGGTGCTGTCGACCTACGAGGACTCCCGCCGCGATGCCTTGGACTGCGGCGAGGTGCTCTCCGACGTGCTGCTGGAAGCCACCCTGGCCGGGTTGGCCACCTGCACGCTGACCCATATCACCGAGCTGGAGGCCAGCCGCGCCGTGGTCCGCGCCCTCACCGGCGCCGAGGACCATCCGCAACTGCTGATCCGCATCGGCCTGGCGCCGGTGAATGCGCAGCTACCCCCGGTCACCCCGCGCCGGCCGCTGTCCGACGTGCTCGAGTTCCGCGGTTGA
- a CDS encoding erythromycin esterase family protein, translated as MTTARTTAHQHPRRIFRDRREAGRVLAHLLDGYRGRDGLVVLGLARGGVPVAWEVAAALGAPLDAFIVRKLGAPGHNEFAMGALASGGRVVVNDDVIRALRVTTQELRDVTEREARELARREGAYRGGRPPLELAGKTVILVDDGLATGASMLAAVQALRDMDPAEIVVAVPAAPQSTCREFAGLVDDLVCASMPTPFLAVGESFWNFEQVSDTEVRDLLATPTTGIGTARLRKAETPAEVIARCAVDAPSGVPPREALEEIIGDARVVLIGESSHGTREFYEARAEITKWLIQEKGFCAVAAEADWPDAYRVNRYVRGRSDDASADDALTGFERFPAWMWRNTTVRDFTTWLHTHNARCRADGRREAGFYGLDLYSLHRSMHEVITYLENVDPAAAQRARERYACFDHTGADDGQAYGFAAAFGAGMSCERQVVEQLVELQRSGLQYARRDGLLAEDELFYAQQNAQTVRNAEVYYRSMFGSRVSSWNLRDQHMFETLKALRAHLHQHDGEPARIVVWAHNSHVGDARATEVGSDGQLTLGQLVREGYAEQAVLIGFTTYSGTVTAASEWGAIAERKVVRPALNGSVEELLHEVDRPEFLVSSLVSREVAEPLDTVRLSRAIGVIYQPATERQSHYYHVRPGDQYDAIIHIDHTTALEPLEVTSVWVEGETPETYPTGL; from the coding sequence ATGACCACAGCCCGAACGACTGCACACCAGCATCCACGACGGATCTTCCGTGACCGCCGAGAAGCGGGTCGTGTGCTGGCTCACTTGTTGGACGGCTATCGCGGTCGCGACGGCCTGGTGGTTCTCGGGCTGGCCCGCGGCGGCGTACCGGTGGCCTGGGAAGTCGCTGCGGCCCTGGGGGCTCCGCTGGATGCCTTCATCGTGCGCAAGCTGGGTGCACCCGGGCACAACGAGTTCGCCATGGGTGCCTTGGCTTCCGGTGGACGGGTGGTCGTCAACGATGACGTCATCCGGGCATTGCGGGTGACAACGCAGGAGTTGCGCGACGTCACCGAGCGAGAGGCCCGGGAACTGGCGCGGCGCGAGGGGGCTTATCGCGGCGGCCGCCCGCCGTTGGAGTTGGCGGGCAAGACGGTGATCCTCGTTGACGACGGCTTGGCCACCGGGGCGAGCATGCTCGCCGCCGTTCAGGCATTGCGGGATATGGACCCGGCTGAGATCGTGGTCGCCGTCCCCGCCGCGCCGCAATCGACCTGTCGCGAATTCGCCGGTCTGGTCGACGATCTCGTCTGCGCGTCGATGCCCACCCCGTTCTTGGCGGTGGGCGAGTCATTCTGGAACTTCGAGCAGGTCAGTGACACCGAGGTGCGGGATCTGCTGGCCACTCCGACGACGGGCATCGGCACCGCGCGGCTGCGCAAAGCCGAGACACCCGCGGAGGTGATCGCTCGCTGTGCTGTCGATGCGCCCTCGGGCGTGCCGCCGAGGGAGGCGCTGGAGGAGATCATCGGCGATGCGCGGGTCGTGCTGATCGGTGAGAGCTCGCACGGCACTCGCGAGTTTTACGAAGCGCGCGCTGAGATCACCAAATGGTTGATCCAGGAGAAAGGCTTCTGCGCGGTGGCGGCGGAAGCCGACTGGCCCGACGCGTACAGGGTGAATCGGTATGTCCGCGGCCGCAGTGACGATGCCTCGGCCGACGATGCATTGACGGGATTCGAGCGGTTCCCGGCGTGGATGTGGCGCAACACCACCGTCCGTGACTTCACCACCTGGCTGCACACGCACAATGCCCGGTGCCGCGCCGACGGTCGGCGCGAGGCAGGCTTCTACGGCCTGGATCTCTATAGCCTGCATCGGTCGATGCATGAGGTGATCACATACCTGGAGAACGTCGACCCCGCGGCAGCGCAACGGGCACGAGAACGTTACGCCTGCTTCGATCACACCGGCGCTGACGACGGTCAGGCGTACGGTTTCGCCGCCGCCTTCGGGGCCGGGATGTCTTGCGAGCGGCAGGTCGTCGAGCAGTTGGTCGAACTGCAGCGCAGTGGTCTGCAGTACGCGCGGAGAGATGGACTTCTCGCCGAGGACGAACTGTTCTACGCGCAACAGAATGCGCAGACCGTCCGCAACGCGGAGGTCTACTACCGCTCGATGTTCGGTAGCCGGGTTTCCTCATGGAATCTGCGGGACCAACACATGTTCGAAACGTTGAAAGCGCTGCGCGCCCATCTGCATCAGCACGACGGTGAACCTGCTCGAATCGTGGTGTGGGCACACAATTCCCACGTCGGTGACGCCCGGGCAACCGAGGTGGGGTCCGACGGGCAGCTGACGCTGGGGCAGCTCGTTCGAGAGGGATATGCCGAGCAGGCGGTGTTGATCGGATTCACCACCTACTCGGGCACGGTCACCGCGGCAAGTGAATGGGGTGCCATCGCCGAGCGGAAGGTGGTCCGCCCCGCTCTCAACGGCAGCGTCGAGGAACTGCTGCACGAGGTCGACCGGCCAGAATTCTTGGTCTCCTCACTCGTCAGTCGTGAGGTGGCCGAACCACTGGACACGGTTCGGCTGAGCCGGGCGATCGGGGTCATATATCAACCCGCCACCGAACGGCAGAGTCACTACTACCACGTGCGGCCGGGCGATCAGTACGACGCGATCATTCACATCGATCACACGACCGCCCTGGAACCGTTGGAGGTCACCAGCGTCTGGGTCGAAGGCGAGACCCCCGAGACCTACCCGACCGGCCTGTGA